One genomic region from Ornithinicoccus hortensis encodes:
- a CDS encoding OsmC family protein: protein MNTENLRTVDLTRTGASAYEATNVRGGAIRIGSGETADFTPVELLLAAAAGCSAIDVDMLTTRLAEPTDFDVVAAGEKVRDEEGSHLASVRVEFTVRFPDGEDGDRARDRLPDAVAKSRDRLCTVSRTVALPTPVTFEIS from the coding sequence ATGAACACCGAAAACCTGCGCACGGTCGACCTGACCCGCACCGGTGCCTCGGCATACGAGGCCACCAACGTCCGGGGCGGCGCGATCCGCATCGGCTCGGGCGAGACGGCCGACTTCACCCCGGTCGAGCTCCTCCTGGCGGCCGCGGCCGGCTGCTCGGCCATCGACGTCGACATGCTGACCACGCGGCTCGCCGAACCCACCGACTTCGACGTCGTCGCCGCGGGGGAGAAGGTCCGCGACGAGGAGGGGAGCCACCTGGCCTCGGTGCGGGTCGAGTTCACCGTCAGGTTCCCCGACGGGGAGGACGGTGACCGGGCCCGGGACCGGCTACCGGACGCGGTCGCCAAGTCCCGCGACCGGCTGTGCACGGTCTCCCGGACGGTGGCGCTGCCGACGCCGGTGACCTTCGAGATCTCCTGA
- a CDS encoding DUF881 domain-containing protein, with protein MARPTDDTSPERPGGRTWNRSLRLSRGNVLVGVLTLLLGLALVAQVRTTQEADLSQLREADLIALLDDVTTRADSLEDEIVQLEQDRDQLANGSGDDAAREAAQARLQSYQVLAGTVPVQGPGVTILVEDPDRTVTATMMVDLVQELRDAGAEAIQVGEVRVVASSWVGITPDGQLTVEGVPLTSPYLVTAIGDSHTLAGAMNIPGGFNDSVRRVGGDVTVLDSATLTIDALHEPDEPRYAQPIPSEEP; from the coding sequence ATGGCCAGGCCCACCGACGACACATCCCCCGAGCGGCCCGGGGGACGCACCTGGAACCGGTCGCTGAGGCTGTCCCGCGGCAACGTCCTCGTGGGCGTGCTGACCCTGCTCCTCGGGCTGGCCCTCGTCGCCCAGGTCCGGACCACCCAGGAGGCGGACCTCTCGCAGCTGCGCGAGGCGGACCTGATCGCCCTCCTCGACGACGTGACCACCCGGGCCGACTCCCTGGAGGACGAGATCGTCCAGCTCGAGCAGGACCGGGACCAGCTGGCCAACGGCTCGGGGGACGACGCGGCCCGGGAGGCCGCCCAGGCCCGCCTGCAGAGCTACCAGGTGCTGGCCGGCACCGTCCCCGTCCAGGGGCCGGGCGTGACGATCCTGGTCGAGGACCCGGACCGCACGGTCACCGCGACGATGATGGTCGACCTCGTCCAGGAGCTGCGCGACGCCGGCGCCGAGGCGATCCAGGTCGGTGAGGTGCGCGTCGTCGCCTCCAGCTGGGTCGGGATCACCCCGGACGGCCAGCTCACCGTCGAGGGGGTCCCGCTGACCTCGCCCTACCTGGTCACCGCGATCGGCGACTCGCACACCCTGGCCGGCGCGATGAACATTCCCGGCGGGTTCAACGACAGTGTCCGGCGGGTCGGTGGGGACGTCACCGTGCTCGACAGCGCCACGCTGACCATCGATGCATTGCACGAGCCTGACGAGCCTCGTTACGCTCAGCCCATACCATCCGAGGAACCCTGA
- a CDS encoding MerR family transcriptional regulator: MGTGAEVRGGKGNEGSAPAQGLLFTDDVPALEEGIGYRGPTACGAAGVTYRQLDYWARTGLVEPSVRNPSGSGTQRLYSFRDILVLKIIKRLLDTGVSLQQIRVAVNQLRERGVQDLAHITLMSDGASVYECTSDDEVIDLVRGGQGVFGIAVGSVWREVEGQLSTLPSERADALANHPGDELSQRRRARRSS; the protein is encoded by the coding sequence GTGGGCACGGGAGCCGAAGTGCGCGGTGGTAAGGGCAATGAGGGCTCGGCCCCTGCCCAGGGACTGCTCTTCACCGACGATGTCCCGGCCCTGGAGGAAGGCATCGGCTACCGCGGCCCGACCGCCTGCGGCGCGGCCGGCGTGACCTACCGCCAGCTCGACTACTGGGCCCGCACCGGCCTGGTGGAGCCGTCCGTGCGCAACCCGTCCGGCTCGGGCACCCAACGCCTCTACAGCTTCCGCGACATCCTGGTGCTCAAGATCATCAAGCGGCTCCTGGACACCGGGGTGTCCCTCCAGCAGATCCGGGTCGCGGTGAACCAGCTGCGCGAGCGCGGCGTCCAGGACCTGGCCCACATCACGCTGATGAGCGACGGCGCCAGCGTCTACGAGTGCACCAGCGACGACGAGGTCATCGACTTGGTCCGCGGGGGTCAGGGAGTCTTCGGCATCGCCGTCGGCAGCGTCTGGCGCGAGGTGGAGGGACAGCTGTCCACGTTGCCCTCCGAGCGCGCCGACGCACTGGCCAACCACCCCGGCGACGAGCTCTCCCAGCGGCGTCGGGCCCGCCGCTCCAGCTGA
- a CDS encoding histidine phosphatase family protein has product MTHHTAAGPEIPSGRLVLVRHGETEWSRTGQHTGLTDLPLLPEGEADASALVGLLEGFDIRHVRCSPLQRARRTAELAGLRVDEVDPDLLEWDYGGYEGLTTRDLRERLGYPWTVFEHGVVPGDTSGETIEEVAARASRVLDRVLPRLFEGDVALVGHGQALRILTAVYLRQAPRFGANLTFQAGAVGVLAHHHEDPVIDGWNLTG; this is encoded by the coding sequence GTGACCCATCACACCGCCGCCGGTCCCGAGATCCCCTCCGGTCGCCTGGTCCTGGTCCGCCACGGCGAGACCGAGTGGTCGCGGACCGGGCAGCACACCGGGTTGACCGACCTGCCGTTGCTGCCGGAGGGAGAGGCGGACGCCTCCGCCCTGGTCGGACTGCTGGAGGGTTTCGACATCCGGCACGTGCGGTGCTCACCCCTGCAACGGGCCCGCCGCACAGCCGAGCTCGCCGGCCTGCGGGTGGACGAGGTGGACCCCGACCTGCTCGAGTGGGACTACGGCGGCTACGAGGGGTTGACCACCCGCGACCTGCGGGAGCGCCTGGGCTATCCGTGGACGGTCTTCGAGCACGGGGTCGTGCCGGGCGACACCTCGGGCGAGACCATCGAGGAGGTCGCGGCGCGCGCCAGCCGGGTCCTGGACCGGGTGCTCCCCCGGCTGTTCGAGGGGGACGTGGCGCTCGTCGGGCACGGCCAGGCGCTGCGCATCCTGACCGCCGTCTACCTGCGGCAGGCTCCCCGCTTCGGCGCCAACCTGACCTTCCAGGCCGGGGCGGTGGGCGTCCTGGCCCACCACCACGAGGACCCCGTCATCGACGGGTGGAACCTCACCGGCTGA
- a CDS encoding bifunctional nuclease family protein, producing the protein MKELDVLGVRVEMPSNNPIVLLRERDGQRYLPIWIAAPEATAIAYAQQGVTPPRPLTHDLMVTVLQTLGHSLDQVQITSMEDNIFYAVLVLDGGKTEISSRPSDAIALALRSATPIVATDSVLDAAGVTLAMEDEDEDEVERFREFLDNVSAEDFEEDAEGGPADPSADAPEESDQGDGTGGDPGRE; encoded by the coding sequence GTGAAGGAACTCGATGTGCTCGGAGTCCGGGTGGAGATGCCCTCCAACAATCCCATCGTGTTGCTGCGCGAGCGGGACGGCCAGCGCTACCTGCCGATCTGGATCGCGGCACCGGAGGCCACGGCGATCGCCTATGCCCAACAGGGCGTGACCCCGCCGCGCCCGCTGACACACGACCTCATGGTCACCGTGCTGCAGACCCTCGGGCACTCCCTGGACCAGGTGCAGATCACCTCCATGGAGGACAACATCTTCTATGCCGTGCTGGTGCTGGACGGCGGGAAGACCGAGATCTCCTCCCGCCCCTCCGACGCCATCGCCCTGGCCCTGCGCTCCGCGACACCGATCGTGGCCACCGACTCGGTCCTCGACGCCGCCGGCGTCACCCTCGCGATGGAGGACGAGGACGAGGACGAGGTCGAACGCTTCCGGGAGTTCCTCGACAACGTGTCCGCCGAGGACTTTGAGGAGGACGCCGAGGGCGGTCCCGCGGACCCCTCCGCCGACGCACCGGAGGAGTCGGACCAGGGGGACGGCACCGGCGGTGACCCCGGCCGGGAATGA
- a CDS encoding MerR family transcriptional regulator → MTIGRVLKRLQPEFPDLTLSKIRYLESEGLVCPERRESGLRRFTEDDLERLRYVLSAQRDRFWPLKVIKDALDRMDRGLEPDKPTAVPPDSSRGAPPAAALPTAEELRRRRSVRLSAAELREQSGLDAASYATLKAYGLFAVDAAGRHGADDVDIARQCAALASFGLEARHLRLFRVAADREIGLTEQILEPVRRRRARGAEGGDPDEVQAELLAHTIALHVALVRAGLERRR, encoded by the coding sequence ATGACGATCGGGCGCGTCCTCAAGCGCCTCCAGCCGGAGTTCCCGGACCTGACGCTGTCAAAGATCCGCTATCTGGAGTCCGAGGGACTGGTCTGCCCGGAGCGCCGGGAGTCCGGCCTGCGCAGGTTCACCGAGGACGACCTCGAGCGGTTGCGCTACGTGCTCAGCGCGCAGCGCGACCGGTTCTGGCCGCTGAAGGTGATCAAGGACGCGCTGGACCGGATGGACCGGGGGCTCGAGCCGGACAAGCCCACCGCGGTGCCGCCGGACTCCTCGCGGGGTGCCCCGCCCGCCGCGGCGCTGCCCACCGCCGAGGAACTGCGCCGGCGCCGGTCGGTCCGGCTCAGCGCCGCCGAGCTGCGCGAGCAGAGCGGGCTGGACGCCGCCAGCTATGCCACGCTCAAGGCCTACGGACTGTTCGCCGTCGACGCCGCCGGTCGTCACGGCGCGGACGACGTGGACATCGCGCGACAGTGCGCCGCCCTGGCCTCCTTCGGCCTGGAGGCCCGCCACCTGCGGCTCTTCCGGGTCGCGGCGGACCGGGAGATCGGCCTGACCGAGCAGATCCTGGAGCCGGTCCGGCGCCGCCGGGCCCGTGGCGCCGAGGGGGGAGACCCCGACGAGGTGCAGGCCGAGCTGCTCGCCCACACGATCGCGCTGCACGTCGCCCTGGTGCGGGCCGGGCTGGAACGCCGCCGCTGA
- a CDS encoding FHA domain-containing protein produces the protein MDPTTARIPLGTDVPALEHSFEDEPPRLSTEDQRTVEALRPGTALLIVLRGPNTGARFLLDAEEVSSGRHPDSDIFLDDVTVSRRHAVFAREGEGYQVRDVGSLNGTYVNRERIDQATLEAGDEVQIGKFRLVYYLGRQ, from the coding sequence ATGGACCCGACGACCGCGCGGATCCCCCTCGGGACGGACGTGCCTGCCCTGGAGCACTCCTTCGAGGACGAGCCGCCGCGGCTGTCCACCGAGGACCAGCGCACGGTCGAGGCGCTGCGCCCGGGGACGGCGCTCCTGATCGTGCTGCGCGGGCCGAACACCGGTGCCCGGTTCCTGCTGGACGCCGAGGAGGTGAGCTCGGGACGTCACCCGGACAGCGACATCTTCCTCGACGACGTCACGGTCTCCCGGCGGCACGCGGTCTTCGCCAGGGAGGGCGAGGGCTACCAGGTCCGCGACGTCGGTTCACTGAACGGCACCTACGTGAACCGGGAGCGGATCGACCAGGCGACCCTGGAGGCCGGCGACGAGGTGCAGATCGGCAAGTTCCGGCTCGTCTACTACCTCGGTCGCCAGTGA
- a CDS encoding small basic family protein has translation MIPVLGLVVGIVAGLIWEPSVPTWLEPYLPIAVIAALDAVFGGVRAALEGIFNDRIFVVSFLSNVVVAALIVFLGNQLGVGSQLTTGVVVVLGLRIFSNVAAIRRHLLGA, from the coding sequence ATGATCCCCGTGCTCGGACTGGTCGTCGGCATCGTGGCCGGACTGATCTGGGAGCCCAGCGTCCCGACCTGGCTGGAGCCCTACCTGCCGATCGCGGTCATCGCCGCCCTGGACGCCGTCTTCGGCGGCGTGCGCGCCGCGCTGGAGGGCATTTTCAACGACCGGATCTTCGTGGTCAGCTTCCTGAGCAACGTGGTCGTTGCCGCGCTCATCGTCTTCCTGGGCAACCAGCTCGGCGTCGGGTCGCAGCTGACGACCGGCGTGGTCGTGGTGCTCGGCCTGCGGATCTTCTCCAACGTCGCCGCCATCCGGCGACACCTGTTGGGTGCCTGA
- a CDS encoding glutamate--cysteine ligase: protein MGQEVSSAAFSREERLSYREKVHQDLDVFERMLAERSWDFTRPQMGLEIELNLVDENFRPAMVNDRVLESISGSDFQTEVAKFNIEMNVPPRPMAGDQAHRLERYLRQSLQMAGDAARRHGAQVTAVGIVPTLEPELFDSDWLSLGVRYLALNDAILRERGEGLELDIEGPTGERVSSYFETIGPLAGCTSVQLHQQVTPQDFPTYWNAASAISAVQLAVGANSPYLFGRRLWAETRVPLFSQMVDTRSVELKAQGVRPRAYFGDNWITSIFDLFEENVRCFPALLPEMTDEDPVAVLKEGGAPALGELKLHNGTVYRWNRPIYDNAQGTPHLRVENRVLPAGPTVVDMVANACFYYGLLEKMTSSGRPIWTKMPFSDARDNFDEAAMHGIEAVLSWPTLGKVAVTELVAEHLLPLADEGLSMLGLRREVRAYYLDVIEQRCRRQTNGASWQVAATERFEASGMSRPDALAAMFAGYVDNMDQNIPVHDWELPEATAEAAPASESAAMAGAGAVLTG, encoded by the coding sequence ATGGGACAAGAGGTCAGTTCGGCAGCATTCTCGCGGGAAGAGCGACTGAGCTATCGGGAGAAGGTCCACCAGGACCTCGACGTGTTCGAACGGATGCTGGCCGAGCGCAGCTGGGACTTCACCCGCCCGCAGATGGGGCTGGAGATCGAGCTGAACCTGGTCGATGAGAACTTCCGGCCGGCGATGGTCAACGACCGGGTGCTGGAGTCGATCTCCGGGTCGGACTTCCAGACCGAGGTCGCCAAGTTCAACATCGAGATGAACGTGCCCCCACGGCCGATGGCCGGGGACCAGGCGCACCGGCTGGAGCGCTACCTGCGGCAGTCCCTCCAGATGGCCGGCGACGCGGCCCGGCGGCACGGCGCACAGGTGACCGCCGTCGGCATCGTGCCCACCCTGGAGCCCGAGCTGTTCGACTCCGACTGGCTCAGCCTCGGGGTGCGCTACCTCGCCCTGAACGACGCCATCCTGCGCGAGCGCGGCGAGGGGTTGGAGCTGGACATCGAGGGTCCCACCGGGGAGCGGGTGTCCAGCTACTTCGAGACGATCGGGCCGTTGGCCGGGTGCACCTCGGTGCAGCTGCACCAGCAGGTCACCCCGCAGGACTTCCCGACCTACTGGAACGCCGCCTCGGCGATCTCGGCGGTCCAGCTCGCGGTCGGCGCCAACTCCCCGTACCTGTTCGGCCGCCGGCTCTGGGCAGAGACCCGGGTGCCACTGTTCAGCCAGATGGTCGACACCCGGTCCGTGGAGCTCAAGGCGCAGGGGGTCCGCCCCCGGGCCTACTTCGGTGACAATTGGATCACCTCGATCTTCGACCTCTTCGAGGAGAACGTCCGGTGCTTCCCGGCGCTGCTGCCGGAGATGACCGACGAGGACCCGGTTGCCGTGCTCAAGGAGGGTGGCGCCCCGGCGCTGGGCGAGCTGAAGCTGCACAACGGCACCGTCTACCGCTGGAACCGGCCCATCTACGACAACGCCCAGGGCACGCCGCACCTGCGCGTGGAGAACCGCGTGTTGCCCGCGGGTCCGACCGTGGTCGACATGGTCGCCAACGCCTGCTTCTACTACGGGCTGCTCGAGAAAATGACCAGCAGCGGCCGGCCGATCTGGACCAAGATGCCGTTCAGCGACGCCCGGGACAACTTCGACGAGGCCGCCATGCACGGCATCGAGGCGGTCCTCAGCTGGCCCACCCTGGGCAAGGTGGCGGTGACCGAATTGGTCGCCGAGCACCTGCTGCCGCTGGCCGACGAGGGGCTGTCGATGCTCGGGCTGCGCCGCGAGGTGCGGGCTTACTACCTCGACGTTATCGAGCAGCGCTGCCGGCGCCAGACCAACGGGGCCAGCTGGCAGGTGGCGGCCACGGAGCGTTTCGAGGCCTCCGGCATGTCCCGCCCGGACGCCCTCGCCGCGATGTTTGCCGGGTACGTCGACAACATGGACCAGAACATCCCGGTCCACGACTGGGAGTTGCCCGAGGCCACGGCGGAGGCGGCCCCGGCGAGCGAGTCCGCCGCCATGGCGGGCGCGGGCGCGGTCCTCACCGGCTGA
- the gcvP gene encoding aminomethyl-transferring glycine dehydrogenase, translating to MNPHQLDTAASSDVVTDDAGPLPAGALAEFVARHIGPREDDIASMLALLGHESLDALMDAAVPTAIRTDRPLDLLPAPSEQAVLDELQAYADRNTVHASMIGLGYYGTHTPGVILRKVLENPAWYTAYTPYQPEISQGRLEALINFQTVVSDLTGLPTAGASLLDEATAVAEAMTVMRRSSKVAADAVLLADEHLLPQSLAVLNTRARPLGLTVVTTDLTGVTDADSLAEASGGKAVFGAVVQYPGADGEIRDWTALTNAVHEGGGLVAAAADLLALNLLASPGSWGADVAVGTSQRLGVPMGFGGPHAGYMSVRSGLERTLPGRLVGVSKDTEGRPAYRLALQTREQHIRREKATSNICTAQVLLAVIASMYAVYHGPEGLRRIALATHSKAVYLAKALEAAGIEVVTEQYFDTLTVRVPGKAAEVVAAAVQRGVNLWQADEDHVLLSTDELVTLGTLHTVLDAFGADAPSAEASSVQTPAWDEQFLRQDEVLTHPVFHSHHSETAMLRYLRTLSERDFALDRGMIPLGSCTMKLNATTEMESITWPEFAQLHPFAPHDQTEGSRALIAQLADWLCEVTGYDQVSLQPNSGAQGEFAGLLAIRSYHLANGDDQRTICLIPASAHGTNAASAVMAGLKVVVVKTAEGGDIDLEDLRAKVEQHRDHLAAIMVTYPSTHGVFEETITELCDLVHEAGGQVYVDGANLNAMMGLAKPGQFGGDVSHLNLHKTFCIPHGGGGPGVGPVAVRSHLAPHLPNHPLDPLAGPETGVGPISAAPYGSADILQISWAYIRLMGGAGLTRSTQVAILSANYIAARLAEHYPILYAGENGLVAHECILDLRELTKTTGVTVDDVAKRLIDFGFHAPTMSFPVAGTLMVEPTESEDLGELDRFCDAMIAIRKEIDEAAGDVENSALRHAPHTARSLTEEWTYPYSRAHAVYPEGVDPQRKYWPPVRRIDGAYGDRNLICSCPPPGAFED from the coding sequence ATGAACCCCCACCAGCTGGACACCGCGGCGAGTTCCGACGTAGTCACCGACGACGCCGGCCCGCTGCCGGCCGGAGCCCTCGCCGAGTTCGTCGCCCGACACATCGGTCCCCGCGAGGACGACATCGCCAGCATGCTCGCCCTGCTGGGGCACGAGTCGCTGGACGCGCTGATGGATGCCGCGGTCCCGACCGCCATCCGCACGGACCGGCCGCTCGACCTGCTCCCCGCGCCGTCCGAGCAGGCCGTGCTCGACGAGCTCCAGGCCTACGCGGACCGCAACACCGTGCACGCCTCGATGATCGGGCTGGGCTACTACGGCACCCACACCCCCGGGGTCATCCTGCGCAAGGTGCTGGAGAACCCCGCCTGGTACACCGCATACACCCCCTACCAGCCGGAGATCTCCCAGGGCCGGCTGGAGGCCCTGATCAACTTCCAGACCGTCGTCTCCGACCTCACCGGCCTCCCCACGGCCGGCGCCTCGCTGCTCGACGAGGCCACCGCCGTCGCGGAGGCGATGACCGTCATGCGGCGCTCCAGCAAGGTCGCCGCCGACGCGGTCCTGCTCGCCGACGAGCACCTGCTCCCGCAGAGCCTGGCCGTCCTGAACACCCGGGCCCGCCCGCTGGGACTCACCGTCGTGACCACCGACCTCACCGGGGTCACCGACGCCGACTCCCTCGCCGAGGCCTCGGGTGGCAAGGCCGTGTTCGGCGCCGTGGTGCAGTACCCCGGCGCGGACGGTGAGATCCGCGACTGGACGGCGCTGACCAACGCAGTGCACGAGGGCGGGGGACTGGTGGCCGCCGCCGCGGACCTGCTGGCCCTCAACCTGCTCGCCTCCCCGGGCAGCTGGGGCGCCGACGTCGCGGTCGGCACCAGCCAGCGCCTCGGCGTGCCGATGGGCTTCGGAGGTCCGCACGCGGGCTACATGAGCGTGCGCAGCGGACTGGAGCGCACCCTGCCCGGCCGACTGGTCGGGGTCAGCAAGGACACCGAGGGGCGCCCCGCATACCGGCTGGCGCTGCAGACCCGCGAGCAGCACATCCGCCGCGAGAAGGCCACCTCCAACATCTGCACCGCGCAGGTGCTGCTGGCCGTGATCGCCAGCATGTATGCCGTCTACCACGGCCCAGAGGGGCTGCGCCGGATCGCGCTGGCCACGCACTCCAAGGCCGTCTACCTGGCGAAGGCGCTGGAGGCCGCCGGCATCGAGGTGGTGACCGAGCAGTACTTCGACACGCTCACCGTGCGGGTGCCCGGGAAGGCGGCCGAGGTGGTCGCCGCGGCGGTGCAGCGCGGGGTCAACCTGTGGCAGGCCGACGAGGACCACGTCCTCCTGAGCACCGACGAGCTGGTCACCCTCGGCACGCTGCACACCGTGCTGGACGCCTTCGGCGCGGACGCCCCGTCCGCGGAGGCCAGCTCGGTGCAGACCCCCGCGTGGGACGAGCAGTTCCTGCGCCAGGACGAGGTCCTCACGCACCCGGTGTTCCACAGCCACCACTCCGAGACGGCGATGCTGCGCTACCTGCGCACCCTGTCCGAGCGGGACTTCGCCCTGGACCGGGGCATGATCCCGCTGGGTTCGTGCACGATGAAGCTCAACGCCACGACCGAGATGGAGTCGATCACTTGGCCCGAGTTCGCCCAGCTGCACCCGTTCGCCCCGCACGACCAGACGGAGGGATCCCGGGCGCTGATCGCCCAGCTGGCCGACTGGCTCTGCGAGGTCACCGGCTACGACCAGGTCAGCCTGCAGCCGAACTCCGGCGCGCAGGGTGAGTTCGCCGGACTGCTCGCGATCCGCTCCTACCACCTGGCCAACGGCGACGACCAGCGCACCATCTGCCTGATCCCCGCCAGCGCGCACGGCACCAACGCCGCCAGCGCGGTGATGGCCGGGCTCAAGGTGGTCGTGGTCAAGACCGCCGAGGGCGGGGACATCGACCTGGAGGACCTGCGCGCCAAGGTGGAGCAGCACCGCGACCACCTGGCCGCGATCATGGTCACCTACCCCTCCACCCACGGGGTCTTCGAGGAGACGATCACCGAGCTGTGCGACCTGGTGCACGAGGCCGGGGGTCAGGTCTACGTGGACGGGGCGAACCTGAACGCCATGATGGGGCTGGCCAAGCCGGGCCAGTTCGGTGGCGACGTCTCCCACCTCAACCTGCACAAGACGTTCTGCATCCCGCACGGCGGGGGAGGCCCCGGGGTCGGCCCGGTGGCGGTGCGCTCCCACCTGGCACCGCACCTGCCCAACCACCCGCTGGACCCGCTGGCCGGACCGGAGACCGGTGTCGGACCGATCTCCGCGGCACCCTACGGCTCGGCCGACATCCTGCAGATCTCCTGGGCCTACATCCGCCTGATGGGCGGGGCGGGGTTGACCCGCTCCACCCAGGTCGCGATCCTGTCCGCCAACTACATCGCCGCCCGTCTGGCCGAGCACTACCCGATCCTGTACGCGGGCGAGAACGGCCTGGTGGCGCACGAGTGCATCCTGGACCTGCGGGAGCTCACCAAGACGACCGGCGTCACGGTCGACGACGTGGCCAAGCGGCTGATCGACTTCGGGTTCCACGCGCCCACGATGTCCTTCCCGGTGGCCGGCACCCTGATGGTCGAGCCCACGGAGAGTGAGGACCTGGGCGAGCTGGACCGGTTCTGCGACGCGATGATCGCGATCCGCAAGGAGATCGACGAGGCAGCCGGCGACGTCGAGAACAGCGCCCTGCGGCACGCCCCGCACACGGCCCGCAGCCTGACCGAGGAGTGGACCTACCCCTACTCCCGGGCGCACGCGGTCTACCCAGAAGGAGTGGACCCGCAGCGCAAGTACTGGCCGCCGGTGCGCCGGATCGACGGTGCCTACGGCGACCGCAACCTGATCTGCTCGTGCCCTCCGCCGGGGGCCTTCGAGGACTGA
- the gcvH gene encoding glycine cleavage system protein GcvH, with the protein MSDLEYPEDLRYTTDHEWVKELGDGVLRIGITSYAQDALGDVVYVSLPAVGDTITSGDACGEIESTKSVSDIYAPLDGEVTAVNGALDETPELINSDPYAEGWMFEMRLSDGGSVDGLLDVEGYRGHVD; encoded by the coding sequence ATGAGCGACCTGGAGTATCCCGAGGACCTGCGCTACACCACCGACCACGAGTGGGTCAAGGAGTTGGGTGACGGCGTGCTGCGGATCGGGATAACGTCCTACGCCCAGGACGCCCTCGGCGACGTCGTCTACGTGAGCCTGCCCGCCGTGGGCGACACCATCACCAGCGGGGACGCCTGCGGCGAGATCGAGTCGACGAAGTCGGTGAGCGACATCTACGCCCCCCTCGACGGTGAGGTCACGGCCGTCAACGGTGCGCTGGACGAGACGCCGGAACTGATCAACAGCGACCCGTATGCCGAGGGCTGGATGTTCGAGATGCGCCTCTCCGACGGTGGATCCGTGGACGGGTTGCTGGATGTGGAGGGATACCGCGGTCACGTCGACTGA
- a CDS encoding DUF881 domain-containing protein, with product MKRPRLGFGMGRPNPDPAASMALLAEVRDRPLDPGYASAAQARRERGLPASTGPRSLILIVSSVLLGFLMTVAAQTLREPDPAAADARLELVSRVEAQQDLGDRRVARIEALRAEVAGLEEGALEDDSAGSQLAESLRTAERQAGASALVGPGIVITMDDASSRDPLVNGNAEERVMARDLQVIVNGLWAQGAEAISINDQRLTSTSAIRFAGEAIVIDFRGMTRPYVISAIGDPEALEREMTEGATGRYAAELRDEYQLTVEVTTADEVTVAAATRLTTRLAVVPTKEDTP from the coding sequence ATGAAGCGTCCCCGGCTCGGCTTCGGCATGGGCCGACCGAACCCCGACCCGGCGGCCTCGATGGCCCTGCTGGCCGAGGTGCGCGACCGGCCCCTGGACCCCGGCTACGCCTCGGCGGCCCAGGCCCGTCGCGAGCGCGGGCTGCCCGCGTCGACCGGCCCCCGCAGCCTGATCCTGATCGTCTCCTCCGTGCTACTGGGGTTCCTGATGACGGTGGCCGCCCAGACGCTCCGCGAGCCGGATCCCGCGGCCGCGGACGCCCGCCTGGAGCTGGTCAGCAGGGTCGAGGCGCAACAGGACCTCGGCGACCGGCGCGTCGCCCGGATCGAGGCGCTGCGGGCCGAGGTCGCGGGCCTGGAGGAGGGCGCCCTGGAGGACGACTCCGCCGGGAGCCAGCTGGCCGAGTCGCTGCGGACAGCCGAGCGGCAGGCCGGCGCGAGCGCCCTGGTCGGCCCCGGGATCGTGATCACGATGGATGACGCCAGTTCCCGCGACCCGCTGGTCAACGGCAACGCCGAGGAGCGGGTGATGGCCCGCGACCTCCAGGTGATCGTGAACGGGCTCTGGGCCCAGGGCGCCGAGGCGATCTCGATCAACGACCAACGGTTGACGTCCACGTCCGCCATCCGGTTCGCCGGCGAGGCGATCGTGATCGACTTCCGCGGGATGACCCGTCCCTACGTCATCTCGGCCATCGGCGACCCCGAGGCCCTGGAGCGGGAGATGACCGAGGGCGCCACCGGGCGCTACGCCGCGGAGCTGCGCGACGAGTACCAACTGACTGTCGAGGTCACCACCGCCGACGAGGTCACCGTCGCGGCGGCGACCCGCCTCACCACGCGGCTGGCCGTCGTGCCCACCAAGGAGGACACCCCATGA